A portion of the Bulleidia sp. zg-1006 genome contains these proteins:
- the trpS gene encoding tryptophan--tRNA ligase translates to MKKMLSGIKPTGQLHLGNYIGALKNFVQLQDDYEMFVFIANLHCITVPQDPKILKKNLKDCILLYLACGLDPKKSTIFLQTDVPAHAQLGFIMTSNTYLGELNRMTQFKDKQAKGETSLTGGIYTYPSLMAADILLYGADYVPVGEDQKQHVELTRNLAERMNNKYGCDFQIPEPVVPKTGARIMSLQNPKKKMSKSDDSEKGIVYLLDDSKVARKKIMAAVTDMVAKVHYDPENQPGISNLMQIYSALNHNKSMADIEKEFEGKGYSDFKKVVADSVVCELEKIQSNYKRFEAAGHVDEILKEGAERANPIANKTLWKVQKRMGMTIQFKK, encoded by the coding sequence ATGAAAAAAATGTTAAGTGGAATTAAGCCTACGGGACAATTACACCTAGGTAACTACATTGGTGCTCTGAAGAACTTTGTTCAGCTACAAGATGACTACGAAATGTTTGTGTTTATTGCGAATTTGCATTGCATCACCGTGCCCCAAGATCCAAAGATTTTAAAAAAGAATTTAAAAGATTGTATCTTATTATACTTGGCTTGTGGTCTTGACCCTAAAAAATCAACTATCTTCTTACAAACTGATGTGCCTGCCCACGCTCAACTTGGTTTTATTATGACCAGTAACACCTACCTTGGTGAATTAAATCGAATGACACAATTCAAGGATAAACAAGCCAAAGGCGAAACTTCTTTAACTGGTGGTATTTATACCTATCCCTCTTTAATGGCGGCGGATATCTTACTTTATGGAGCCGATTATGTACCAGTTGGTGAAGACCAAAAGCAACACGTCGAATTAACTCGTAATTTAGCGGAGAGAATGAATAATAAGTATGGTTGTGATTTCCAAATTCCCGAACCGGTTGTGCCGAAAACGGGCGCTCGGATTATGTCCTTACAAAATCCTAAGAAAAAGATGTCGAAATCAGATGATAGTGAAAAAGGCATTGTTTATTTGTTAGATGATTCAAAAGTGGCACGCAAAAAGATTATGGCAGCCGTTACGGATATGGTAGCTAAAGTTCATTATGATCCAGAGAATCAACCCGGTATCTCTAACTTAATGCAAATATATTCTGCTTTAAACCATAATAAATCCATGGCTGATATTGAAAAGGAATTTGAAGGTAAAGGTTATAGCGATTTCAAGAAAGTCGTTGCTGACAGTGTTGTTTGTGAGTTAGAAAAAATTCAATCTAATTACAAACGTTTCGAAGCTGCGGGTCATGTGGATGAGATTTTAAAGGAAGGGGCTGAAAGAGCTAACCCTATTGCCAATAAGACCTTATGGAAGGTACAAAAAAGGATGGGTATGACCATCCAATTCAAAAAGTAG